Genomic DNA from Telopea speciosissima isolate NSW1024214 ecotype Mountain lineage chromosome 2, Tspe_v1, whole genome shotgun sequence:
ttcaaagtcttcttcttcaattcctccatATTATGATCTGAAAACCAGGGATTAGTATcgaatcttcttcttcctctatatAATAATATTGTGAGATATTCGCCGATGAGTGGATTAATAtcgcatcttcttcttccccatacAAAACCAGGGATGGAGTGGCTCTTGCGATTGATCTAGCCCTTTTACGAAGAACCAAAATCACAAGAAAATTTAGGGAAATGCTTCGTAACACTTGGCCCTACCAAATCCGAACGAAAAAACATTCATGAAGCGAGGATTACAGAAAAAGAAAGTCTACAAATTAGGGCTGGCGGATCAATAGGAACCAACGATGGTTTCCGTTCCACAACTCACAGCAAAATAATAAGTATGGCTTCGAACAGAGTTGATTAGAGAAAATAATCAATGTAATTgatcccatttaattgggataaggtgGGGTTGAGTTGTAcacaacaaacaaacaaactggGGTAATATGAGAACCCTGACAAGTGTAGCTTTATATGGAATTGATTGGAGAAAACGGATCCATATGTGGGCGATCAAATTTAATTGAGATAACATTGAGTTGAGTTGTTCCAACAAACAAATGCACTATGCTAATATGACAACCTACTcacaatggagagagagagagagatagagagagagagagagagtaaaattTAAGGCCGTGTTTGGTAcgcatttttggaatgcattctaggtcaattctGCATTCTGGGAGGATAAAAAGAATAAGTATGTATGAAGATCAATTCTAGTAGCTTTTACGTTTTGGACTTGTCAGTTTTGCTATATGAGacttgagaaattttttttggggatttggGTGGGTTGGGGAGGAGGCGGATCGTGTCCTTGTAGAAGTACCGTCCAAGGTTCTCTAAAGCCACTCGCATAAAATCCACTCCTCCTGAGGGATCAGGACACGATCCGTGGGGGCCGTGGGGAAATAGTGGTTAATGCACAACCCACCAATAAGAGCCTCCCATGCTATCGAAATGTTGCCACATGGCAGTTTGGTTGAGCTTAAATTTTCTAGATAGGATACTAttctcacatgtcaaatttaagtCCAAATAGATCTTAATTGCCACATAAAGATTTAAAAATCCAAGATGACAAGTGAATGCATATTAATGCATGGATTAATAAGACGATTTATGCATACTAATTATACACAAAGAATGTATTTTTGCCATTTCATTACATTGTAGATTGTAGAATGAGATGGACTACTGCTAAGGAAACTCTTCTAAGTGGGCTTCTCAAAGGAGATATTTGGGATCATTATCGTCTCCAGatccctgcccggtacagttgtccggttcctctcataggaaaTGACGAtctaaccccctgcccgaacacactgcccgagtgagTTAAATCATCATTTCCGCCTCCCTACAAGAGGAACTAGACAACTGTACCTGATAGAAAACCGGACAAGATAAAAATTCGAGACATCTGATGAGTCAGACCGAAAACATAAACATATATAAGACCATTTGAATGGAACATCTTGAaaaattatcgtctccatttatctgcccctccatttcctccattacatcataggggggagtggaccccacccgagcagTGTGTTTggacagggggtagggtggtcatttccaccccctattagatataatggaggaaatggagggacagataaatggagacgataaggATCTACGACGAAACAGCCCTGCAGAACCCTCTGCATCTCTACACGAGATCGAGTGAGGCCTTGCTTCACCTGCCACCATACCAATTACCACCCCACGAGGCAAGAGTCACGACTCTTAAGTACACCCACTTAAGTGGCACGTACGTGTCTCTTTCCAAATCAAAGTCGCGACTTCTCATGCATACAAAAAAAACCTTTTCAAAACCTATAAATCTTACAACCAAACTGTTCCAGTCGCTGCCACCCTGAAGTCGCTACTTATcaatcaaacacaaaaaagtaagTTTGAAAATGAGCAGCAGGCCAAGGCCAAGGCCAACCATTTTTTACAACTTCTTTGAACAACAGGATCCACCGCAAGTAGTGTACAGGAGAGTCGACCAAGAAGGTGTTGGTCTGGAAACCAGAGATTTCATACAAGAATGGCCAGTTAAAAAGATTCTGACTTCAAGAGACATCAACTATAGTCAACTTGTACTGCCTAGGGATCTTGTTGAAGATTCTATACTTCCAAAATTATATCCCGAAGAACAGAACATGATTAACCGTGGCCAACAGTTACCGATTACGGTGAGAGATCTCGAAACCTTAACAGAACATCAATTGAAGTTGTGGGAAAATGGTACATCTTATGTTCTTACTGCTGGCTGGACTCCTTCTTTTGTAAGACGTAGAGCACTGGAAATTGGTGAAGAAATTGGACTTTGTTGGGATGACAGACTCCGTTTGCTGCGTTTTTCTCTGATTACTCGTCCACTTGCTGCTCCACCTGTTCCTCCACCTCCTGTGGCtgctgctcctcctcctcctgctcttgaaaaaatgaataaatgagGCCGGAGATCGAATTGAAGGTCGTTAATAACAAGTGTTTATTCTAAGTTCGGACTTAATAATTGGGGTATGTGGTCATGCAATTACAATGGATATATTTTAATGAGTGGCCGGTGGGCCAGGTTTactattaattttatattttatgtcCATATTTGAAATATCCCCTAGCGTTCCATTGAAATCCTTGCTCTATGTGTGTTTGtgcaacacagatcttctacagCGCGCTACCCTGTCCTTGTAggccaaactacggtccagggatcaaaccatggttccctagggaaaccaatatacaaaaaaattagggtt
This window encodes:
- the LOC122650517 gene encoding putative B3 domain-containing protein At1g78640 — encoded protein: MSSRPRPRPTIFYNFFEQQDPPQVVYRRVDQEGVGLETRDFIQEWPVKKILTSRDINYSQLVLPRDLVEDSILPKLYPEEQNMINRGQQLPITVRDLETLTEHQLKLWENGTSYVLTAGWTPSFVRRRALEIGEEIGLCWDDRLRLLRFSLITRPLAAPPVPPPPVAAAPPPPALEKMNK